CTGCGTTCGTGAGCCATGTCGGCGAGCAACTTGTCCTTGATCTTCGACAATGAAGGGGTGTATCCATCACGCCTCTCAAGTACGAAAACCAGGTGAACGCCATGATCCGAATCGATCGGGCCGAACCATTGATCAAGATGTCGGCTCCCGTCAAACACCTGATCGGCGAATGAGCTGCCGAAATCCGCCGTGACCTCGCCAATGGTTCGATCGGCGAAATTGGCGCCATACAAAAAGTCGTCGCCAAAGCGAGTTGCGTAATCCGCGGGTGCGTTCTCGTTCGTCAGTGAACCGAGTAATTCGGTCAACCGGGCCCGGGCGCCGTCCGGACGACCTCCGAATGTCCTCAGGAATACATGCGTAAATGTAATGCTCGGCTGTACAAAGTAGTCATCCTTATGCCGGTCATAGAACGCGGTCAGAGCATCTGGATCTACGGGGGAGTCTCCGTCACCGAGCCCGCGAACCGCAAATTCGAGTGAGCCCACGAGTCGCTGTCGGATCGCGTAGTCGTGATCCTGTATGCCCAGCCGAATCGCCTCTCTGTAAAGCGCCTCCTCCCGGGCGCTCTGATTG
The sequence above is drawn from the Gammaproteobacteria bacterium genome and encodes:
- a CDS encoding peptidyl-prolyl cis-trans isomerase, with translation MIRDLLNKALRDPLTHFVVAGFAVYLLLGSTPMDRNLGFGQNIIVVDEQSVLRYIQFRNRTFDADQAKRFFHGLSDPEREEVINQSAREEALYREAIRLGIQDHDYAIRQRLVGSLEFAVRGLGDGDSPVDPDALTAFYDRHKDDYFVQPSITFTHVFLRTFGGRPDGARARLTELLGSLTNENAPADYATRFGDDFLYGANFADRTIGEVTADFGSSFADQVFDGSRHLDQWFGPIDSDHGVHLVFVLERRDGYTPSLSKIKDKLLADMAHERSVLETETRIDRIVEKYDVRVRLRNQEPVVPGMPP